From the genome of Candidatus Paceibacter sp.:
AAATTTTCGGCGGGAAGCCGAAGCCGAACTCCTCCACCTTAACCCCGCTTCTTTTGGCCGCCAAAAAATGCCCGAACTCGTGGGAGAGAATCAAAACGGCCAAAACGATGAAAAACAATACTATTGACATTGGTTATTGCAAGTCGTTTGCGAAATATATCGTTCGCGACGCCTTGCGCAGCGCGACGGCACGAGCAGAGCAAATTTTCAGCAGAAAATTATGCGAGCCGAGCGAATGATGTATTTCGCAACCGACAATGTTTCTAACTCATAATTTCCTGTTCCTTTTTCTTCGCCAAATCTTCCAGCTCGGCGGAAAATTTATCCACTATTTTCTGCAACTCGTCTTTGAACCTGAATTTATAATCTTCCGGAATTTCCCCGGCTCGTTCTTTCTCCTGAATGTCTTTCCAAACCGTCTCCCGACTCTGCCGGAGGGAAATTTTTGCCTCTTCCAATTTGGCGGACAAAGTTTTAAGCAACGCCTTTCTCCTGTCTTCCGTCAGCGGCGGCAGGCTTATTCTCACCGACTGCTTGTCCGCAATCGGTTGGATGCCGAGATTGGACGAGCTGATG
Proteins encoded in this window:
- the frr gene encoding ribosome recycling factor; translation: MNYDFSKIKSEGEKTKERFKQEASSLRTGRANPAIIEDLLVDSYGSKTPLKHLGTIAAEDARTLRVTPWDASVLKNIESAISSSNLGIQPIADKQSVRISLPPLTEDRRKALLKTLSAKLEEAKISLRQSRETVWKDIQEKERAGEIPEDYKFRFKDELQKIVDKFSAELEDLAKKKEQEIMS